The genomic region GGCGAAGTCGCTCTTGCAGCGACAAACGCCCTTAGCCGGCATGGGACGGTCGATGATCGTATTTCCGCGCCTCTTCTCAGATTGACATGGTCTCTGATGTTCCGGGGCGTGGCCTCATTCAAATGGAACATCCGGCGGGTTGACGGCCCCGGATGCTTCGGGGAGCGGACTATGGACAGGACAAACAATGCGGGCTTTGAGCAGCCCCATGAATCCGGCACGCAACGCTGGGGCAGGGAGATGGTCGCGGCGCTGACACTCGGCTGGCCGCTGATCTTCACCAATCTTTCGCAGGCCGCGCTGACGGCGACCGATGTCATCTTTATCGGCCGTCTCGGAGCGGACACGCTCGCCTCGGCTTTGCTGGCGACGAGCTTCTATCATACGCTGATGATCTTCTCGATGGGGCTTGTCTCGGCGGTGATGCCTATGATCGCCATTGCGCTTGGCAAGAACCGCCATTCGGTGCGTGATGTGCGCCGCACCGTTCGTCAGGGTTTCTGGACCGCAATCATGATCGCGGTCCCGGTCTGGGTCGTGCTCTGGCATTGCGAGGAAATTTTCCTGTTTCTCGGCCAGCGTCCGGACATCGCCGCCCGCTCGACGGATTTCATGCACACGCTGCAATGGGCGCTGTTGCCTTATCTGGGCTATATCGTGCTGCGCTCATTTTTTGCGGCGATGGAAAAGCCGATGTGGACGCTGCTCATTGCAGCCCTTGCGATCGGTTTCAACGCGCTTGCCGGCTGGACGCTGATTTTCGGCCATTTCGGCTTCCCGCGCATGGAATTGCATGGCGCCGGTATCGCCACCACGGCATCAAGCACGATGATGTTCCTCGGACTTGCCTTCATCACCCTGCGCCATCGCCGTTTCCGCCGCTATCACCTGTTCGGCCGTTTCTGGCGTCCCGACTGGGCGCGCCTGCTTGAACTGTGGCGTATCGGCATTCCAATGGCGCTCACTTTCGTGTTCGAGACCTCCATCTTCTATGCCGCGGTGGTCATGATGGGCCGCATCGGCCCGACGGCCATGGCGGCTCACGCCGTGGCGATCCAGATCGCATCGCTCAGTTTCATGGTGCCGCTCGGTTTCGGACAGGTGGCAACCGTGCGTGTGGGCCGTGCTTATGGCGCCGGCCACCCCAAGGCGATTGCCTATGCGGGCTGGAGTGCCTACGCGCTCGGTGTGGGCTTCATGGCGGTGATGGGGCTGCTTATGGTGCTCATCCCTCGCTTGTTCATCGGCGTCTTCCTTGATCTGCACGACCCGCAGAACCTGCCGGTGATGGAACTGGCCGTGACTTTCTTGGCGCTGGCCGCACTCTTCCAGATCGTTGACGGCGCACAAGCCGTTGCAGCAGGCATGTTGCGCGGCCTGCGGGATACCCGCGTGCCGATGTTCCTGGCTCTGTTTGGCTATTGGGGCGTGGGCTTGCCGCTCGGCGCATTGCTTGCGTTCAAGTTCGAGCTTGGCGGTGTCGGTATCTGGCTCGGTCTTGCCGCGGGTCTCGGCATTGTGGCAGTGTTAATGACACTGCGATGGCGCAGGCATCTTGCACATGTTTCGGCTCACCCTGCCTGAGCGCTCCAATAAAAAAGCCATACGCCCGGCGGGCGTATGGCTTTGACGATCTGATCCTGCGACTTACTTCGTCAGCGCAATGATGCGGTCGAGTGCAGCGCCGAAGCCTTTCAGCGAAACCTTGAAGGCAACCGGCTGGCTTGGGCTCAGGGCTGTCGTGGTGACGTTGATATTGGTGCCGGCCTTGAGGGCGGCAACCTGCTTGGCGTCGAAGCTTACTGGAGCCAGGCAACCCTGCGGCAGGCAGGTGGAGAAAGCGAGATTCGGTGCGGCTGCGTCATCGATCTTGAGGGCCGCGCCCTTGGCGAGATCAAGGCCGAACGGCATCAGCAGGACGCCTTCAACCTTGCCCGCGACATTGCGCAGTTCCGCCGTCAGAACGCGCTGGCCGGTCTGCGTGCTGCTCTGCTCCTGACGCATCACGCAGATGCTGGTGTCTTTCTGGTTCTGACAGGAAACAGTCCAGTCCTCATAGGTTTCCTGCAGATTGCTGGCGCCGCCCGGAAGCGGGGCAGCAAAGGACGAAGCGCCTGAAATGGTTGCGAGCGTGAATGCAAGACCGATTACACGATAGATTTTCATAAATAGATTCTCTCTGAAATGAATGGCTCCCGGAGCCGTATACTCCGAGACAGTGTTCAAGAAAATGATATTGAGCATAAAATATTCGCCTCATCAACTGCGATCGTTGTTTGTATTTTAGTTATATAAATAGCTATCAATATATTGCTTCTTGTGCGGTTGCGTCTCTTCCGGCGCGAGGTTTTTCCCCGCGCCCCTTTTCCTCGCAAGGCGGGAACTTTAAAGTCATCGGCTGAAAGGTCGGCCTGGGGTGCCGGGAGGAGAGAACGTGACGCTACGCTACCAGATCGTTGCACTGGCGATTGTGCCGCTCATCGTGGCCATATTGACGGTCACGGCCTTTATTACCTGGCAATCGGCCAATCTGGTGCAGAGCAGCATCGCCACTTTCGAGAAGAATATGCTGAAAGCCAAGGAGACCGAGCTTCTCAATCTCACCAATCTGGCCCTTTCCTCCATACAGCAGATTTACGACGAGGCCGGTCCCGACGATACCGCGGCCATGGAAAAGGTGCGCGAGATACTGACCTCGCTCGATTATGGTCGCGACGGTTATTTCTTCGTCTATGATTATGACGGCAATAATGTCGTTCATCCGCGCCAGACCTTCCGCCCGGGCCACAACTGGCTCGACCTCGTCGATCCGGACGGGGATCGCGTCATCGCCAATCTGATCGGCAAGGCCAAGGAGGGTGGCGGGCTGCACCAGTATAAGTGGGAAAAGCCGTCGAGCGGCGAAATGGCCGACAAGCTTTCCTTCGCGGTCGGTCTGGATAAATGGAAATGGATGCTGGGAACGGGTGTCTATCTCGATGACGTCTATGTGCAGACTGCCGCCGCTAATGCGGATTTTCGCGCCAATATCCGCACGACCTTCCTCATCGTCAGCCTGATCGCCGTTCCGGCTGTGATGCTCGTCTTCGCGACCTGCATGCTGCTCAACCTGCGTGAGCGG from Brucella intermedia LMG 3301 harbors:
- a CDS encoding invasion associated locus B family protein; translated protein: MKIYRVIGLAFTLATISGASSFAAPLPGGASNLQETYEDWTVSCQNQKDTSICVMRQEQSSTQTGQRVLTAELRNVAGKVEGVLLMPFGLDLAKGAALKIDDAAAPNLAFSTCLPQGCLAPVSFDAKQVAALKAGTNINVTTTALSPSQPVAFKVSLKGFGAALDRIIALTK
- a CDS encoding MATE family efflux transporter, whose translation is MDRTNNAGFEQPHESGTQRWGREMVAALTLGWPLIFTNLSQAALTATDVIFIGRLGADTLASALLATSFYHTLMIFSMGLVSAVMPMIAIALGKNRHSVRDVRRTVRQGFWTAIMIAVPVWVVLWHCEEIFLFLGQRPDIAARSTDFMHTLQWALLPYLGYIVLRSFFAAMEKPMWTLLIAALAIGFNALAGWTLIFGHFGFPRMELHGAGIATTASSTMMFLGLAFITLRHRRFRRYHLFGRFWRPDWARLLELWRIGIPMALTFVFETSIFYAAVVMMGRIGPTAMAAHAVAIQIASLSFMVPLGFGQVATVRVGRAYGAGHPKAIAYAGWSAYALGVGFMAVMGLLMVLIPRLFIGVFLDLHDPQNLPVMELAVTFLALAALFQIVDGAQAVAAGMLRGLRDTRVPMFLALFGYWGVGLPLGALLAFKFELGGVGIWLGLAAGLGIVAVLMTLRWRRHLAHVSAHPA